In one Curtobacterium citreum genomic region, the following are encoded:
- a CDS encoding ArsR/SmtB family transcription factor: protein MIRYRLEPSDVSAVRFGISPLSELGLGLRAFRAPERYPLQRPWTDRIAGVLPLLDREVLSGLVDERRWVADFVNPRPDSPLTSFDDELRALGRIRPERLRSDLERVHGTVPAVFAGRHDRVVERLQQALATTWELCFAPYWPRMRRVLQADVAHRGRVAAHEGVGAVLAGLSESVRFDGRHVDVRLSSPIARDRPVQGEGLTLVPSVFVVRASTPIDDDLPPTVMYPARGQGAMWSTASHPDAGAVRDLLGRTRAALLEALGEPASSTDLAMRFGVSTSAVNQHLRVMERGGLLNRTRYGRAVLYYRSTVGDALVRRE, encoded by the coding sequence ATGATCCGGTACCGACTCGAGCCGTCGGACGTGTCCGCCGTGCGGTTCGGCATCTCGCCGCTGTCCGAGCTCGGCCTGGGGCTGCGCGCCTTCCGTGCACCCGAGCGCTATCCGCTGCAGCGGCCGTGGACCGACCGGATCGCCGGGGTGCTGCCGCTGCTCGACCGCGAGGTCCTGTCCGGACTCGTCGATGAGCGACGCTGGGTGGCCGACTTCGTGAACCCGCGGCCGGACTCGCCGCTGACGTCGTTCGACGACGAGCTCCGCGCGCTCGGGCGGATCCGGCCGGAGCGGCTCCGGAGTGACCTCGAGCGGGTGCACGGCACGGTCCCCGCGGTGTTCGCCGGGCGGCACGACCGCGTGGTCGAGCGACTGCAGCAGGCGCTCGCGACGACGTGGGAGCTGTGCTTCGCGCCGTACTGGCCGCGGATGCGACGGGTGCTGCAGGCCGACGTCGCCCACCGGGGGCGGGTCGCGGCGCACGAGGGCGTCGGCGCGGTGCTCGCCGGACTGTCCGAGAGCGTGCGGTTCGACGGCCGGCACGTCGACGTCCGCCTGAGCAGCCCGATCGCACGGGACCGGCCGGTGCAGGGCGAGGGGCTCACCCTCGTGCCGTCGGTGTTCGTCGTCCGGGCGTCGACCCCGATCGACGACGACCTGCCGCCGACGGTGATGTACCCGGCACGGGGGCAGGGCGCGATGTGGTCGACCGCGTCGCACCCCGATGCCGGCGCCGTGCGGGACCTGCTCGGGCGGACGCGGGCGGCGCTCCTCGAGGCACTCGGTGAGCCGGCGTCGTCGACGGACCTGGCGATGCGGTTCGGGGTGTCGACGTCGGCGGTGAACCAGCACCTGCGCGTGATGGAGCGGGGCGGACTGCTCAACCGCACCCGGTACGGACGGGCCGTCCTGTACTACCGCAGCACTGTGGGCGACGCGCTCGTCCGGAGGGAGTGA
- a CDS encoding MarR family winged helix-turn-helix transcriptional regulator, with protein sequence MNLRQDRVERIQEEWRRERPDVDVGPQGVIGRLHRLAARLSEEIAEVYNDHGLSEGEFDVLAALRRAGMPYERSAGDLAASTMVTSGGMTKRLDRLERAGLVSRRVSDADGRGRAVRLTRDGLRLIDAAFAAHMANERRLLNLVPAPDRRLLEGVLRSWLAELDPEG encoded by the coding sequence ATGAACCTGCGTCAGGACCGGGTCGAGCGGATCCAGGAGGAGTGGCGGCGCGAACGTCCGGACGTCGACGTGGGCCCGCAGGGCGTCATCGGCCGCCTTCACCGATTGGCGGCCCGCCTCAGCGAGGAGATCGCCGAGGTGTACAACGACCACGGCCTGAGCGAGGGCGAGTTCGACGTGCTCGCTGCGCTCCGTCGTGCGGGCATGCCGTACGAGCGCAGCGCCGGCGACCTCGCTGCCTCCACGATGGTGACGAGTGGCGGGATGACGAAGCGGCTCGACCGCCTCGAACGTGCGGGTCTCGTGTCGAGGCGCGTGAGTGATGCTGACGGACGCGGTCGCGCGGTCCGGCTCACACGCGACGGGCTCCGGTTGATCGACGCTGCCTTCGCGGCGCACATGGCGAACGAGCGTCGGTTGCTCAACCTGGTACCGGCGCCGGATCGACGGCTGCTCGAGGGCGTCCTGCGCTCCTGGCTCGCGGAGCTCGATCCGGAGGGGTGA
- a CDS encoding DMT family transporter, producing the protein MEDNRRWLLVAAVAPILWGSTYFVTRTFLPPGALWGGTLRALPAGLLLLVLVRRVPRGSWWWKAVVLGVLNVGGFFALVYQAAQLLPSSIASTVMATAPIALALLAWVLLGERPSGWRLAGASVGVGGVALLLLGGPGRVDGTGVVVSVAAMASSSLGFVLGKKWNTEVGVLPSTAWQLLVGGVLLLPVAFLVEGPPPRLDPVALTATVWLTVVATALAYVAWFAALDHLRGDVIGLVGLLNPVAGVLLGVLVGAEAIGSRQVIGLTLVLIGIAGPLLIGRRRTTATGRSARPHP; encoded by the coding sequence ATGGAAGACAACAGGCGCTGGCTCCTGGTGGCCGCGGTGGCACCGATCCTCTGGGGCAGCACGTACTTCGTCACGAGGACGTTCCTCCCGCCGGGTGCTCTCTGGGGCGGGACGCTGCGGGCGCTGCCGGCAGGCCTCCTCCTGCTCGTCCTCGTCCGGCGGGTCCCGCGTGGCTCCTGGTGGTGGAAGGCCGTCGTGCTCGGGGTGCTGAACGTCGGCGGGTTCTTCGCGCTCGTCTACCAGGCCGCACAGTTGCTCCCCTCGAGCATCGCGTCCACCGTCATGGCGACCGCACCGATCGCCCTCGCACTCCTCGCCTGGGTCCTGCTCGGTGAGCGCCCGTCCGGGTGGCGCCTCGCTGGGGCATCGGTCGGGGTCGGCGGCGTCGCGTTGCTCCTCCTCGGTGGACCCGGCCGCGTCGACGGCACCGGAGTCGTCGTGTCGGTCGCGGCGATGGCGTCGTCGTCGCTGGGCTTCGTCCTCGGCAAGAAGTGGAACACCGAGGTCGGCGTCCTCCCGTCCACGGCGTGGCAACTCCTCGTCGGGGGCGTCCTGTTGCTGCCGGTCGCGTTCCTCGTCGAGGGGCCGCCGCCCCGGCTCGATCCTGTGGCGCTCACGGCGACCGTGTGGCTCACGGTCGTCGCGACCGCCCTCGCGTACGTCGCCTGGTTCGCGGCGCTCGACCACCTCCGCGGTGACGTGATCGGACTGGTGGGGTTGCTCAACCCGGTCGCCGGCGTGCTGCTCGGCGTCCTCGTGGGCGCGGAAGCGATCGGGAGCCGTCAGGTGATCGGTCTCACGCTGGTCCTGATCGGCATCGCCGGACCGCTCCTGATCGGCAGGCGCCGCACGACTGCGACAGGCCGAAGCGCCCGCCCGCACCCCTAG
- a CDS encoding cation-transporting ATPase, translated as MANLNRILGMASKVIDKQMQKQRGQGSPDAANPQSSGGTDWRDIVRTAADKLTGDDRQRPQQAPQTTAPQQHGQPQQDGQAQQDGQPQRRGQADPDAVALAKYDYLLRTAPPERLEQVHHDAFARLTPEQRQQVRDRLNSELPPHEHLRDDSAGGMARAATRAEVSRPGMLKRALGGLGGSFAGGAAVGAGAMAVGGLAVAVAGGAVLSAAAGPVLAGAADLGVDFEGIAAGGEEFLGGLGEHAGGLGEQVSGLGEQASGLGEQASGLGEQASNLGGDFLGGLFDR; from the coding sequence ATGGCGAACCTCAACCGGATCCTCGGCATGGCCTCGAAGGTCATCGACAAGCAGATGCAGAAGCAGCGCGGGCAGGGGAGCCCGGACGCCGCGAACCCGCAGTCGTCGGGCGGGACCGACTGGCGGGACATCGTCCGCACCGCGGCGGACAAGCTGACGGGCGACGACCGGCAGCGACCGCAGCAGGCTCCGCAGACGACGGCGCCCCAGCAGCACGGTCAGCCGCAGCAGGACGGGCAAGCGCAGCAGGACGGGCAGCCGCAGCGTCGCGGGCAGGCCGACCCGGACGCCGTCGCGCTCGCGAAGTACGACTACCTGCTCCGCACAGCACCGCCGGAGCGCCTCGAGCAGGTCCACCACGACGCCTTCGCGCGCCTCACGCCCGAGCAGCGCCAGCAGGTCCGGGACCGACTGAACTCCGAGCTCCCGCCACACGAGCACCTGCGCGACGACTCCGCCGGCGGGATGGCCCGCGCGGCGACCCGGGCCGAGGTCTCCCGACCTGGCATGCTCAAGCGGGCGCTCGGCGGCCTCGGTGGGTCGTTCGCGGGCGGCGCCGCGGTCGGTGCCGGCGCGATGGCGGTCGGGGGCCTGGCGGTCGCGGTCGCCGGTGGCGCGGTGCTGAGTGCCGCAGCGGGGCCGGTGCTCGCGGGAGCCGCGGACCTCGGGGTGGACTTCGAAGGGATCGCCGCGGGTGGCGAGGAGTTCCTCGGCGGGCTCGGCGAGCACGCCGGGGGTCTCGGGGAGCAGGTGTCGGGGCTCGGCGAGCAGGCGAGCGGTCTGGGCGAGCAGGCCAGCGGGCTCGGCGAGCAGGCGTCGAACCTCGGTGGCGACTTCCTCGGCGGGTTGTTCGACCGCTAG
- a CDS encoding D-arabinono-1,4-lactone oxidase: MAATTRTNWAGNVTYGASDLLSPTSVDEVRRVVAATPRLTALGSTHSFNRIADTDGVQVTVAGLPPVLDVDADRRVVRVAAGMTHAAVAAGLEARGWALANLASLPHISVAGAVATGTHGSGVRNPSLAHAVVGLEVVRASGDVAWVDASTPDDALDAHRVALGALGVVTAVELAIEPTFQVATTVHLDLPWDAVLEHFDAVVSDAYSVSLFTSFDDRGARQVWTKRRTDEPAPTVDLVALGARPADGPVHPGENDTAGVTEQGGVPGPWSERLPHFRSTFTPSTGAEIQAEYLIPASHAVAALEALRPLDPVFAPLLIAAEVRTIAADTAWLAPSSGRQSVGLHFTFRRDAEAVAAAVARIEDVLAPFDPRPHWGKVFAAGVERLHEAYPRLDDFAALARDLDPTGRFRNAYLARLLP; the protein is encoded by the coding sequence GTGGCTGCGACGACGCGCACGAACTGGGCCGGGAACGTCACCTACGGTGCGTCCGACCTGCTCTCGCCGACCTCCGTCGACGAGGTCCGCCGCGTCGTCGCGGCCACGCCGCGCCTGACGGCGCTCGGTTCGACACACTCCTTCAACCGGATCGCCGACACCGACGGCGTGCAGGTGACGGTCGCCGGGCTGCCGCCCGTGCTCGACGTCGACGCCGACCGCCGGGTCGTCCGGGTCGCCGCAGGCATGACGCACGCCGCGGTCGCGGCCGGCCTGGAGGCTCGTGGCTGGGCCCTCGCGAACCTCGCCTCCCTGCCGCACATCTCCGTGGCCGGGGCGGTCGCCACCGGCACGCACGGTTCCGGCGTGCGCAACCCGTCCCTCGCGCATGCGGTGGTCGGCCTGGAGGTCGTGCGCGCCTCCGGCGACGTCGCGTGGGTGGACGCGTCGACGCCGGACGACGCCCTCGACGCCCATCGGGTGGCGCTCGGCGCGCTCGGGGTCGTGACGGCGGTCGAGCTCGCGATCGAGCCGACGTTCCAGGTCGCCACGACGGTGCACCTCGACCTGCCGTGGGACGCCGTGCTCGAGCACTTCGACGCGGTGGTGTCGGACGCGTACTCGGTGTCGCTGTTCACCTCGTTCGACGACCGCGGTGCCCGCCAGGTCTGGACGAAGCGCCGGACCGACGAGCCGGCCCCGACGGTCGACCTCGTCGCGCTCGGCGCCCGGCCGGCCGACGGCCCCGTGCACCCGGGCGAGAACGACACCGCGGGCGTCACCGAGCAGGGCGGCGTCCCGGGACCCTGGTCCGAGCGGCTGCCGCACTTCCGGTCGACGTTCACGCCGTCCACCGGCGCCGAGATCCAGGCCGAGTACCTGATCCCCGCGTCGCACGCGGTCGCCGCCCTCGAGGCCCTGCGTCCGCTCGATCCCGTGTTCGCGCCGCTGCTCATCGCGGCCGAGGTCCGGACGATCGCCGCCGACACCGCATGGCTCGCGCCGTCGTCCGGACGCCAGTCGGTCGGCCTGCACTTCACGTTCCGGCGGGACGCCGAGGCCGTAGCAGCGGCCGTCGCGCGGATCGAGGACGTCCTCGCGCCCTTCGACCCGCGGCCGCACTGGGGCAAGGTGTTCGCGGCGGGTGTCGAGCGACTGCACGAGGCGTACCCGCGGCTCGACGACTTCGCGGCGCTCGCGCGGGACCTCGACCCGACCGGACGGTTCCGCAACGCGTACTTGGCGCGGCTGCTGCCCTGA
- the araA gene encoding L-arabinose isomerase, translating to MTQVNPQATLDSYEVWFLTGSQGLYGEETLRQVEEQSRAVHAQLESALPVKLVWKPVLKDADGIRRALIEASADDKVIGVTTWMHTFSPAKMWIGGLQALTKPLLHLHTQANVALPWGDIDFDFMNLNQAAHGDREFGYALARLGVRHATAVGHVSDERVQHRVANWTRAAAGAAAVRELKLTRFGDNMRYVAVTEGDKTEAEIELGVQVNTWAVNELAAAVAEAEADTAAVDALVATYERDYDVVPELRNGGDRHDALRDGAAIELGLRALLEQNGSAAFTTNFEDLGTLKQLPGLAVQRLMADGYGFGAEGDWKTAVLVRAMNVAGAGLPGGASLMEDYTYDLTPGAEKILGAHMLEVSPTLTTSKPTLEIHPLGIGGKDDPVRLVFTADAGEAVVVALSDTRDGFRLTANVVDVVPPTEALPKLPVGRAVWEPRPSFPVAAEAWLTAGAAHHTVMTTAVGLQVVEDLATMVGTEFLVIDEHTTARGFRDELRLQQAWHRLDRGF from the coding sequence ATGACGCAGGTGAACCCCCAGGCCACCCTCGACAGCTACGAGGTCTGGTTCCTCACCGGGTCGCAGGGCCTGTACGGCGAGGAGACCCTCCGCCAGGTCGAGGAGCAGAGCCGCGCCGTGCACGCGCAGCTCGAGAGCGCGCTCCCGGTCAAGCTCGTCTGGAAGCCCGTCCTCAAGGACGCCGACGGCATCCGCCGCGCCCTCATCGAGGCGAGCGCGGACGACAAGGTCATCGGCGTCACGACGTGGATGCACACGTTCAGCCCGGCGAAGATGTGGATCGGCGGCCTGCAGGCACTGACGAAGCCGCTGCTGCACCTGCACACGCAGGCGAACGTCGCCCTGCCGTGGGGCGACATCGACTTCGACTTCATGAACCTCAACCAGGCCGCGCACGGCGACCGCGAGTTCGGGTACGCCCTGGCGCGCCTCGGTGTCCGGCACGCGACCGCGGTCGGACACGTGTCCGACGAACGGGTGCAGCACCGGGTCGCGAACTGGACGCGCGCGGCAGCCGGCGCCGCCGCGGTGCGGGAGCTCAAGCTGACCCGCTTCGGCGACAACATGCGCTACGTCGCCGTGACCGAGGGCGACAAGACCGAGGCCGAGATCGAGCTCGGCGTGCAGGTGAACACCTGGGCCGTCAACGAGCTCGCGGCGGCCGTCGCGGAAGCGGAGGCCGACACCGCGGCGGTCGACGCACTCGTCGCGACGTACGAGCGTGACTACGACGTGGTCCCGGAGCTGCGGAACGGCGGCGACCGCCACGACGCGCTCCGCGACGGTGCCGCGATCGAGCTCGGCCTCCGTGCCCTGCTCGAGCAGAACGGCTCCGCGGCGTTCACCACGAACTTCGAGGACCTCGGGACGCTCAAGCAGCTGCCCGGCCTGGCCGTCCAGCGCCTGATGGCCGACGGGTACGGCTTCGGCGCCGAGGGCGACTGGAAGACGGCCGTCCTGGTCCGTGCGATGAACGTCGCCGGTGCGGGGCTGCCCGGTGGCGCCTCGCTGATGGAGGACTACACGTACGACCTCACCCCGGGGGCGGAGAAGATCCTCGGCGCGCACATGCTCGAGGTCTCGCCGACCCTCACCACCTCGAAGCCGACACTCGAGATCCACCCGCTCGGCATCGGCGGCAAGGACGACCCGGTCCGCCTGGTCTTCACCGCCGACGCGGGTGAGGCCGTCGTCGTCGCGCTCTCCGACACCCGCGACGGCTTCCGCCTCACCGCGAACGTCGTCGACGTGGTGCCGCCGACCGAGGCGCTGCCGAAGCTCCCCGTGGGCCGTGCCGTGTGGGAGCCGCGCCCGTCGTTCCCGGTCGCCGCGGAGGCCTGGCTCACCGCCGGCGCCGCGCACCACACCGTCATGACGACGGCCGTCGGCCTGCAGGTCGTCGAGGACCTCGCGACGATGGTCGGCACCGAGTTCCTGGTCATCGACGAGCACACCACGGCCCGCGGCTTCCGCGACGAGCTCCGGCTGCAGCAGGCGTGGCACCGTCTCGACCGGGGGTTCTAG
- a CDS encoding L-ribulose-5-phosphate 4-epimerase, with protein MTDLTTDETEAAVARARKRVATLHGELVRYGLVIWTGGNVSERVPGTDLFVIKPSGVSSDDLTPENQVVCTLDGVPAEGWGNAHGPSSDTAAHAFVYRNMPEVGGVVHTHSTYATAWAARAEEIPCVITAMADEFGGPIPVGPFAIIGDDSIGRGIVDTLAGHRSRAVLMQNHGVFTIGKDAKDAVKAAVMCEDVARTVHIAKQGGELVPIAQENVDRLFDRYQNVYGQNPEGAMR; from the coding sequence ATGACGGACCTGACCACCGACGAGACCGAGGCGGCCGTCGCCCGCGCGCGCAAGCGCGTCGCGACACTGCACGGCGAGCTCGTCCGCTACGGCCTCGTCATCTGGACCGGCGGCAACGTGTCCGAGCGCGTCCCCGGCACGGACCTGTTCGTGATCAAGCCGAGCGGGGTGTCGAGCGACGACCTGACCCCCGAGAACCAGGTCGTCTGCACGCTCGACGGCGTCCCGGCCGAGGGCTGGGGCAACGCCCACGGCCCGTCCTCCGACACCGCCGCGCACGCCTTCGTCTACCGGAACATGCCCGAGGTCGGCGGGGTCGTGCACACCCACTCGACCTACGCGACGGCGTGGGCGGCCCGCGCCGAGGAGATCCCGTGCGTCATCACGGCGATGGCGGACGAGTTCGGCGGCCCGATCCCGGTCGGCCCGTTCGCGATCATCGGCGACGACTCGATCGGCCGCGGCATCGTCGACACCCTCGCGGGTCACCGGAGCCGCGCGGTGCTCATGCAGAACCACGGCGTGTTCACGATCGGCAAGGACGCGAAGGACGCCGTCAAGGCCGCGGTGATGTGCGAGGACGTCGCCCGCACCGTGCACATCGCGAAGCAGGGCGGGGAGCTCGTCCCCATCGCCCAGGAGAACGTCGATCGACTCTTCGATCGCTACCAGAACGTCTACGGACAGAACCCCGAAGGAGCCATGCGATGA
- a CDS encoding xylulokinase, whose product MRDDRRQQVEQGRTTLGIELGSTRIKAVLVDEDLRPIASGSHEWENEYVDGRWTYSLESVETGVRAAYADLVADVERQVGVRPTTFRAAGVSAMMHGYLPFDADGELLVPFRTWRNTSTGPAAEQLSAALDFNVPQRWSIAHLAQAVLDDEPHVAHVAGITTLAGYVHRVLTGRDVLGVGDASGLFPIDSGPVDSAPGEPGRRDYDAAMLATTQELLGGRVPDLRALLPEVLVAGEDAGALTPEGAAWLDPTGTLQPGVAFCPPEGDAGTGMVATNAVAPRTGNVSVGTSIFAMVVLERPLGTPHEELDVVTTPAGDAVAMVHCNNGASEIAAWARVFGRFAEASGSPLPVDDVYATLLAEAVDADPDAGGLLSFNYLAGEPVTGVEDGRPLLLRTPGARFTLGNLVRSEVHGAFATLAIGMDVLHGEHVAVDRMTAHGGLFRTPGAPQRLLAAALRVPVALEETAGEGGAWGIAVLAAYLEHTDRSLADFLAETVFGGDSVHVADPEERDVQGFQDYLARYRAALPVQDVAAAATRTSPTTDQGEPTDGGDPRLQADAGDGTADADVADIDAAAADAGTADAAPTQHTEKEPTA is encoded by the coding sequence ATGCGCGACGACCGCCGACAGCAGGTCGAACAGGGCCGGACGACACTCGGCATCGAGCTGGGCTCGACCCGCATCAAGGCGGTGCTCGTCGACGAGGACCTCCGCCCGATCGCGAGCGGGTCCCACGAGTGGGAGAACGAGTACGTCGACGGACGCTGGACGTACTCCCTCGAGTCCGTCGAGACCGGGGTCCGCGCCGCGTACGCCGACCTGGTCGCCGACGTCGAGCGGCAGGTCGGGGTCCGCCCGACGACGTTCCGCGCCGCCGGGGTCTCTGCGATGATGCACGGCTACCTGCCGTTCGACGCGGACGGCGAGCTGCTCGTCCCGTTCCGCACGTGGCGCAACACCTCGACCGGGCCGGCCGCCGAACAGCTCAGCGCCGCGCTGGACTTCAACGTCCCGCAGCGCTGGTCGATCGCACACCTCGCGCAGGCCGTCCTCGACGACGAACCGCACGTGGCGCACGTCGCCGGGATCACCACCCTCGCCGGATACGTCCACCGGGTGCTCACCGGCCGGGACGTCCTGGGCGTCGGCGACGCGAGCGGGCTGTTCCCGATCGACTCCGGCCCCGTCGACAGCGCACCGGGTGAGCCCGGCCGCCGCGACTACGACGCCGCCATGCTCGCCACGACGCAGGAGCTGCTCGGCGGACGGGTGCCGGACCTCCGCGCCCTCCTGCCCGAGGTGCTCGTCGCGGGCGAGGACGCCGGTGCGCTCACCCCCGAGGGCGCCGCGTGGCTCGACCCGACGGGCACGCTGCAGCCGGGCGTGGCGTTCTGCCCGCCGGAGGGCGACGCGGGCACGGGCATGGTCGCGACGAACGCCGTCGCACCTCGCACCGGCAACGTCAGCGTCGGCACGAGCATCTTCGCGATGGTCGTGCTCGAGCGCCCGCTGGGCACCCCGCACGAGGAGCTCGACGTCGTCACGACCCCGGCCGGCGACGCCGTCGCGATGGTGCACTGCAACAACGGTGCGAGCGAGATCGCCGCGTGGGCCCGGGTGTTCGGGCGGTTCGCCGAGGCCTCGGGTTCGCCGCTGCCCGTCGACGACGTGTACGCGACGCTCCTCGCCGAGGCGGTCGACGCCGACCCCGACGCGGGTGGGCTCCTGTCCTTCAACTACCTGGCCGGCGAGCCGGTCACGGGCGTCGAGGACGGCAGACCGCTGCTCCTCCGCACGCCGGGCGCCCGCTTCACGCTCGGCAACCTGGTCCGCTCCGAGGTGCACGGCGCCTTCGCCACGCTCGCGATCGGCATGGACGTCCTGCACGGCGAGCACGTCGCCGTCGACCGGATGACCGCGCACGGCGGGCTCTTCCGGACGCCGGGTGCGCCGCAACGCCTGCTTGCCGCGGCGCTCCGCGTGCCGGTCGCGCTCGAGGAGACCGCGGGGGAGGGCGGCGCCTGGGGCATCGCGGTCCTCGCGGCCTACCTGGAGCACACCGACCGGTCGCTCGCGGACTTCCTGGCCGAGACGGTCTTCGGGGGTGACTCGGTGCACGTCGCCGATCCCGAGGAGCGGGACGTCCAGGGCTTCCAGGACTACCTCGCCCGGTACCGCGCGGCGCTGCCGGTGCAGGACGTGGCGGCAGCGGCGACCCGCACCAGCCCGACCACCGACCAGGGCGAGCCGACCGACGGGGGCGATCCGCGCCTCCAGGCCGACGCCGGCGACGGGACGGCCGACGCCGACGTGGCCGACATCGACGCCGCCGCGGCCGACGCCGGCACGGCCGACGCAGCGCCCACCCAGCACACCGAGAAGGAGCCGACCGCATGA
- a CDS encoding LacI family DNA-binding transcriptional regulator: MSHDPSGHPAHLGRPGHSGHPGRPARIADVAALAGVSIGTASKALNDTGQLRTETRARVKAAAEQLGFVGDARARALSSGRSYTVGMVTTDSFGRFTMPVLLGAEDALSAGEVMVLVADTRDDHVREAHYLRSLVSRGVDGIIVTGRSADARPPIEVPVPVPVVYALTPSTSDADVSVTLDDAAGAAAAATHVLGLGRRRVAVVTGPVTARSAELRAAGARSVLGDRMTGEPLFGDWSERWGRRAVDQLDRTHGRVDAVVCGNDQIARGVCDRLRETGRSVPADVAVTGYDDWDVVALASRPPLTTVDMRLDELGRIAGRSLLELVAGGRPASTAVTPTLVVRESTAGA; the protein is encoded by the coding sequence GTGTCGCACGACCCCTCTGGCCACCCTGCCCACCTCGGGCGCCCCGGGCACTCCGGGCACCCCGGGCGTCCCGCTCGCATCGCGGACGTCGCGGCGCTCGCCGGGGTGTCGATCGGGACCGCCTCGAAGGCGCTGAACGACACCGGGCAGCTCCGTACCGAGACCCGGGCGAGGGTCAAGGCCGCCGCCGAGCAGCTCGGGTTCGTCGGCGACGCGCGGGCCCGGGCACTGTCGTCCGGTCGCTCGTACACGGTCGGGATGGTGACGACCGACTCGTTCGGCCGCTTCACGATGCCGGTGCTGCTCGGCGCCGAGGACGCCCTGTCCGCCGGCGAGGTCATGGTCCTGGTCGCCGACACCCGCGACGACCACGTGCGCGAGGCCCACTACCTGCGCTCGCTCGTCTCCCGCGGTGTCGACGGCATCATCGTCACCGGCCGTTCCGCCGACGCCCGGCCGCCGATCGAGGTCCCGGTCCCGGTGCCCGTCGTCTACGCCCTGACGCCGTCCACGTCGGACGCCGACGTGTCGGTCACCCTCGACGACGCCGCGGGCGCCGCTGCCGCCGCGACACACGTCCTCGGGCTCGGGCGCCGACGGGTCGCGGTCGTCACCGGGCCGGTCACCGCGCGCTCCGCCGAGCTCCGGGCCGCCGGGGCGCGCTCGGTGCTCGGCGACCGGATGACCGGCGAGCCGCTGTTCGGCGACTGGTCGGAGCGCTGGGGGCGCCGGGCCGTCGACCAGCTCGACCGCACGCACGGCAGGGTGGACGCGGTCGTGTGCGGGAACGACCAGATCGCCCGGGGGGTGTGCGACCGCCTGCGGGAGACCGGGCGGTCGGTACCCGCGGACGTCGCGGTGACGGGGTACGACGACTGGGACGTGGTGGCACTCGCGAGCCGCCCGCCGCTGACGACGGTGGACATGCGCCTCGACGAGCTCGGGAGGATCGCCGGGCGGTCGCTGCTCGAGCTCGTCGCCGGGGGTCGGCCGGCCTCGACCGCGGTCACGCCGACGCTCGTCGTCCGCGAGAGCACCGCCGGCGCGTAG